The Streptomyces phaeolivaceus genome has a window encoding:
- a CDS encoding acyl-CoA dehydrogenase family protein yields the protein MSTVTPTDWKTGPAPKTADEWIARAGEVAAVLATDAAERDRAGATPYAEVRLLKDSGLVTLLGPTEHGGAGQDWPTAYRVVREVAKADGSIGQLLGYHYLWNWAARLVGTREQWEHVEAEAARGRWFFGGAVNPRDKDVVVTEDGDDLVFTGRKSFSTGSKVSDVTVLEGVLEGTDNHIFAIVPSDSEGLTFHDDWDNIGQRLTESGGVTLDGVRTPWSSAAGHVDKEFRPRVYNTLNVPTIQLVFVNFYLGIAAGALETAATYTRTKSRPWLHGGHERAVDEPYVIDVYGDLTAKLWAVEALADTVAAEGQRLHDDPDAVTERTRGDFEVRVAAVKARATEVALEIANSVFEVTGARSTATAEGLDRFWRNIRTHTLHDPVAYKRREVGRWVLEGELPEPTWYS from the coding sequence ATGAGCACCGTCACCCCCACCGACTGGAAGACCGGCCCCGCCCCGAAGACCGCCGACGAGTGGATCGCCCGCGCCGGTGAGGTCGCCGCCGTCCTCGCCACCGACGCCGCCGAGCGCGACCGCGCCGGCGCCACCCCGTACGCCGAGGTCCGGCTCCTCAAGGACTCCGGCCTGGTCACCCTGCTCGGCCCCACCGAGCACGGCGGCGCGGGCCAGGACTGGCCCACCGCCTACCGTGTCGTCCGCGAGGTCGCCAAGGCCGACGGCTCCATCGGCCAGCTCCTCGGCTACCACTACCTCTGGAACTGGGCCGCCCGTCTGGTCGGCACCCGCGAGCAGTGGGAGCACGTCGAGGCCGAGGCCGCCCGGGGCCGCTGGTTCTTCGGCGGCGCCGTCAACCCGCGCGACAAGGACGTGGTGGTCACCGAGGACGGCGACGATCTCGTCTTCACCGGCCGCAAGTCCTTCTCCACCGGCAGCAAGGTCTCCGACGTCACCGTCCTCGAAGGCGTCCTGGAGGGCACCGACAACCACATCTTCGCGATCGTCCCCTCCGACAGCGAGGGACTGACCTTCCACGACGACTGGGACAACATCGGCCAGCGGCTCACCGAGAGCGGCGGCGTCACCCTCGACGGCGTCCGCACCCCCTGGTCCTCGGCCGCCGGTCATGTCGACAAGGAGTTCCGGCCCCGCGTCTACAACACCCTCAACGTCCCCACCATCCAGCTCGTGTTCGTCAACTTCTACCTCGGCATCGCGGCCGGAGCGCTGGAGACGGCGGCGACCTACACCCGTACCAAGTCCCGTCCCTGGCTGCACGGCGGCCATGAGCGCGCGGTCGACGAGCCGTACGTCATCGACGTCTACGGCGATCTGACCGCCAAGCTCTGGGCGGTCGAGGCCCTCGCCGACACCGTCGCCGCCGAGGGACAGCGGCTGCACGACGACCCCGACGCCGTCACGGAGCGCACGCGCGGCGACTTCGAGGTACGGGTGGCCGCCGTCAAGGCACGCGCCACCGAGGTGGCCCTGGAGATCGCGAACAGTGTCTTCGAGGTGACCGGCGCCCGGTCGACGGCCACCGCCGAGGGACTCGACCGCTTCTGGCGCAACATCCGCACCCACACCCTCCACGACCCCGTCGCCTACAAGCGCCGCGAGGTCGGCCGCTGGGTGCTCGAAGGCGAACTGCCCGAACCCACCTGGTACTCCTGA
- a CDS encoding putative leader peptide, which produces MKMRLDLTRRRHVDLARVSSASCRAAA; this is translated from the coding sequence ATGAAGATGCGACTGGACCTCACGCGACGACGCCATGTCGACCTCGCGCGCGTCTCCAGCGCCTCCTGTCGCGCCGCGGCCTGA
- a CDS encoding cryptochrome/photolyase family protein, with the protein MNVSVVLFTADLRLHDHPPLRAALDGSRLVVPLFVRDPAVDRAGFAVPNRLAFLADCLRDLDAGLRERGGRLVVRSGDVVQQVVKVAAEADADEVHLAADVSAHAHRREERLRRELEGQGLRLHVHDTVTTAVPPGALTPAGSDHFAVFTPYFRHWSRQRPRDAVDAPRAVRVPDGVGSERLPSRTGIADLSPGLATGGETEGRRRLTAWLRSGVAAYEEGHDDLAGDATSRLSPHLHFGTLSPVELVHRARRAGGPGAEAFVRQLAWRDFNRQLLAARPAVASVDYRARHDRWRSAPEEAEAWREGRTGYPVVDAAMRQLRHEGWMHNRGRLLTASFLTKTLYVDWRVGARHFLDLLVDGDVANNQLNWQWVAGTGTDTRPNRVLNPVTQAKRYDPDGAYVRRWVPELADVTGPAVHEPWRLAGPERAALGYPEPIVELAEGRERFLRARKP; encoded by the coding sequence ATGAATGTCTCAGTCGTCCTGTTCACCGCCGACCTGCGGCTGCACGACCATCCGCCGCTGCGCGCGGCCCTGGACGGCTCCCGGCTGGTCGTCCCACTGTTCGTGCGTGATCCGGCGGTGGACCGGGCCGGTTTCGCCGTGCCCAACCGGCTGGCGTTCCTCGCCGACTGTCTGCGGGACCTGGACGCGGGACTGCGCGAGCGCGGCGGACGGCTGGTGGTGCGGTCGGGCGACGTGGTGCAGCAGGTCGTGAAGGTGGCGGCCGAGGCGGACGCCGACGAGGTGCACCTGGCGGCGGACGTCAGCGCGCACGCGCACCGGCGGGAGGAGCGGCTGCGCCGGGAGCTGGAGGGACAGGGGCTGCGGCTGCATGTGCACGACACCGTGACCACGGCGGTCCCGCCGGGTGCCCTGACCCCTGCCGGGTCCGACCACTTCGCCGTGTTCACGCCCTACTTCCGGCACTGGTCCCGGCAGCGCCCGCGCGACGCGGTGGACGCGCCCCGGGCCGTCCGGGTCCCGGACGGTGTCGGCTCCGAGCGGCTGCCGTCCCGTACCGGCATCGCGGACCTGTCCCCCGGCCTGGCGACCGGCGGTGAGACGGAGGGCCGACGGCGGCTCACGGCCTGGCTGCGGTCCGGGGTCGCCGCGTACGAGGAGGGGCACGACGATCTGGCGGGCGACGCGACCTCCCGCCTCTCGCCGCATCTGCACTTCGGCACCCTCTCCCCCGTCGAGCTGGTCCACCGGGCGCGCCGGGCCGGCGGTCCGGGCGCGGAGGCGTTCGTACGGCAGCTCGCGTGGCGGGACTTCAACCGTCAGCTGCTGGCCGCGCGGCCGGCGGTGGCGTCCGTGGACTACCGCGCCAGACACGACCGTTGGCGGTCCGCGCCGGAGGAGGCCGAGGCGTGGCGGGAGGGCCGCACCGGCTATCCGGTGGTGGACGCGGCGATGCGCCAGCTGCGCCACGAGGGCTGGATGCACAACCGCGGCCGGCTGCTGACCGCGAGTTTCCTCACCAAGACGCTGTACGTCGACTGGCGTGTCGGCGCCCGGCACTTCCTGGACCTCCTCGTCGACGGCGACGTGGCCAACAACCAGCTCAACTGGCAGTGGGTGGCCGGTACCGGCACCGACACCCGCCCCAACCGGGTCCTCAACCCGGTCACCCAGGCGAAGCGGTACGACCCGGACGGCGCGTACGTACGGCGCTGGGTGCCGGAGTTGGCGGATGTCACGGGTCCGGCGGTGCACGAACCGTGGCGGCTGGCGGGGCCGGAGCGCGCGGCGCTCGGCTATCCGGAACCGATCGTCGAACTGGCGGAGGGCCGCGAGCGGTTCCTGCGGGCGCGCAAGCCCTAG
- the sfnG gene encoding dimethylsulfone monooxygenase SfnG, with product MSAAPLKFAYWVPNVSGGLVTSKIEQRTDWGYEYNRELAVLAENNGFEYALSQVRYMASYGAEYQHESTSFSLALLLATERLKVIAAVHPGLWHPGVLAKFGATADHLSNGRFAVNVVSGWFKGEFTALGEPWLEHDERYRRSEEFIRALRRIWTEDHTELAGDFYRLRDFSLKPKPLNTPERPHPEIFQGGNSTAARAMAGRVSDWYFSNGKDFDGVTEQITDVRKAAAEVGGHAPKFGLNGFLIARDTEAEARDTLREIVANADREAVEGFGAAVKQAGQSAADGKGMWQDSSFEDLIQYNDGFRTGLIGTPEQIAERIVAYKRLGVDLFLLGFLHYHEEVEYFGRRVLPLVRELEARLPESAPSVPAQV from the coding sequence ATGTCTGCCGCGCCCCTGAAATTCGCCTATTGGGTCCCCAACGTCAGTGGCGGCCTCGTCACCAGCAAGATCGAGCAGCGCACCGACTGGGGCTACGAGTACAACCGCGAACTCGCCGTCCTCGCCGAGAACAACGGCTTCGAGTACGCCCTCAGCCAGGTCCGCTACATGGCCAGCTACGGCGCCGAGTACCAGCACGAGTCGACGAGCTTCAGCCTCGCCCTGCTGCTCGCCACCGAGCGGCTGAAGGTCATCGCCGCCGTCCACCCCGGCCTGTGGCACCCCGGTGTCCTCGCCAAGTTCGGCGCCACCGCCGACCACCTCTCGAACGGCCGCTTCGCCGTCAACGTCGTGTCCGGCTGGTTCAAGGGCGAGTTCACCGCCCTCGGCGAACCCTGGCTGGAGCATGACGAGCGCTACCGCCGCTCGGAGGAGTTCATCCGCGCCCTGCGTCGGATCTGGACCGAGGACCACACCGAACTCGCCGGTGACTTCTACCGGTTGCGTGACTTCTCCCTCAAGCCCAAGCCCCTCAACACCCCCGAGCGCCCGCACCCGGAGATCTTCCAGGGCGGCAACTCCACCGCCGCCCGCGCCATGGCCGGCCGGGTCTCCGACTGGTACTTCTCCAACGGCAAGGACTTCGACGGGGTCACCGAGCAGATCACCGACGTCCGCAAGGCCGCCGCCGAAGTAGGCGGCCACGCACCGAAGTTCGGCCTCAACGGCTTCCTCATCGCCCGCGACACCGAGGCCGAGGCCCGCGACACCCTGCGGGAGATCGTCGCCAACGCCGACCGGGAGGCCGTCGAGGGCTTCGGCGCCGCCGTCAAGCAGGCCGGGCAGTCGGCCGCCGACGGCAAGGGCATGTGGCAGGACTCCTCGTTCGAGGACCTGATCCAGTACAACGACGGCTTCCGTACGGGCCTGATCGGCACCCCCGAGCAGATCGCCGAGCGGATCGTCGCCTACAAGAGGCTCGGCGTCGATCTCTTCCTCCTCGGCTTCCTGCACTACCACGAGGAGGTCGAGTACTTCGGCAGGCGGGTGCTGCCGCTGGTCCGTGAACTGGAGGCCCGGCTCCCCGAGTCCGCCCCGTCCGTCCCCGCCCAGGTCTGA
- a CDS encoding LysR family transcriptional regulator — translation MRTEQLEYITAVTRLGSLRRAADELRLSQPALSETVRNLERELGVDLLERKRSGATMSASGRELLPHIIGVLDAVDRLRAAAGEQHRISRMVRLGTVNAATVPLLIPVIRDFRADHPLTQVEVVGAQQTDIHRGLLEGSFDLGLVNHLDGDDVPAEFEATELLRGRPVVVLRPDSPLASRAAVSVDDLLDVPLIGMRSGYVMHRYVHRLLDGRDPAFAYSTDGAEMGKLLVAEGLGATVLPDFSVVGDPLERRGALVHRPIAGDTTRVLLMLQRRRADSVPQAARDLHEAFVATARALTGGLPHG, via the coding sequence GTGCGAACGGAACAGCTGGAATACATCACGGCGGTGACCAGGCTCGGTTCGCTGCGCCGGGCGGCCGACGAACTACGGCTCTCGCAGCCCGCGTTGAGCGAGACCGTACGGAATCTGGAACGCGAGCTGGGGGTCGATCTGCTGGAGCGCAAGCGGTCCGGCGCGACGATGAGCGCCTCGGGCCGGGAGTTGCTGCCGCACATCATCGGGGTGCTGGACGCGGTGGACCGGCTGCGGGCCGCGGCGGGCGAGCAGCACCGCATCAGCCGGATGGTCCGGCTCGGCACGGTCAACGCGGCGACCGTGCCGCTGCTCATCCCGGTGATCCGGGATTTCCGTGCCGATCACCCCCTCACCCAGGTCGAGGTGGTCGGCGCCCAGCAGACCGACATCCACCGGGGTCTGCTGGAGGGCTCCTTCGACCTCGGGCTCGTCAACCATCTCGACGGTGACGACGTGCCCGCCGAGTTCGAGGCGACGGAGCTGCTGCGGGGCCGGCCGGTGGTGGTGCTCCGCCCGGACAGTCCACTGGCGTCCCGGGCGGCGGTGTCCGTGGACGATCTGCTCGACGTGCCGCTGATCGGCATGCGCTCGGGGTACGTCATGCACCGCTACGTCCACCGGCTCCTCGACGGGCGCGACCCGGCGTTCGCGTACTCCACGGACGGGGCCGAGATGGGCAAGCTGCTGGTGGCGGAGGGGCTCGGGGCGACGGTCCTGCCGGACTTCAGCGTGGTCGGCGACCCGCTGGAGCGGCGGGGCGCCCTGGTCCACCGGCCGATCGCCGGTGACACCACCCGGGTGCTGCTGATGCTCCAGCGCCGCAGGGCTGATTCGGTACCGCAGGCCGCCCGCGATCTGCACGAGGCGTTCGTGGCGACGGCACGCGCCCTGACCGGCGGACTCCCCCACGGATGA
- a CDS encoding 2-phosphosulfolactate phosphatase, producing the protein MDHHFVGIPELTGVPRVAVVIDVMRAFTVAAWAFSRGVEKIVLASTQSEALALKESHPGWLALKDGAPAPGFDAVNSPGQLRSRDLGGRTLVQKTTAGTVGALAVADAPLVLCASFVVAGPTARFLRAEGAGPVTFVVTGEDGRADEDLACAEYIGRCVDEGEDEGGVEAAPYVRRARMSGAAADLSAELRGGCHPDDVELCLELDRFPFAMVARQEESLTVLRPVEVPEPGHRRP; encoded by the coding sequence ATGGATCACCACTTCGTCGGTATACCGGAGTTGACGGGCGTCCCCCGGGTCGCGGTCGTCATCGATGTCATGCGGGCCTTCACCGTGGCCGCCTGGGCGTTCTCGCGTGGGGTGGAGAAGATCGTGCTGGCCTCGACGCAGTCGGAGGCCCTCGCCCTCAAGGAGAGCCACCCGGGTTGGCTGGCGCTCAAGGACGGGGCGCCGGCGCCGGGGTTCGACGCGGTGAACTCGCCCGGACAGCTCAGGTCGCGTGATCTCGGCGGTCGCACGCTGGTGCAGAAGACGACGGCGGGCACCGTGGGCGCGCTGGCCGTCGCCGACGCGCCGCTCGTCCTGTGCGCGAGCTTCGTGGTGGCCGGGCCGACCGCGCGGTTCCTGCGGGCCGAGGGCGCCGGTCCGGTGACGTTCGTCGTCACCGGCGAGGACGGCCGGGCCGACGAGGACCTGGCCTGCGCCGAGTACATCGGCCGGTGCGTGGACGAGGGCGAGGACGAGGGCGGGGTCGAGGCCGCCCCGTACGTCCGCCGCGCGAGGATGTCCGGCGCCGCGGCCGACCTCTCCGCCGAGCTGCGCGGCGGCTGTCACCCGGACGACGTCGAACTGTGCCTGGAACTCGACAGGTTCCCCTTCGCGATGGTGGCCCGCCAGGAGGAGTCGCTCACCGTGCTCCGGCCCGTCGAGGTGCCGGAGCCGGGCCACCGACGTCCCTGA
- a CDS encoding glycoside hydrolase family 19 protein gives MSRRRIAAVLTALVIGGSTPLLLPAQSASAAPCSSYPNWVAGRSYVTGNIVRYTDGKAYIAEHDNPGYDPTISTWYWEPYACENGPTNPSGFVVSEAQFNQMFPSRNSFYTYSGLRAAMSAYPAFATTGSDTIKKQEAAAFLANVNHETGGLVHIVEQNTANYPTYCDWSQSYGCPAGQAAYYGRGPIQLSWNFNYKAAGDALGLNLLGNPWLVQNDAAVAWKTALWYWNTQKGPGTMTGHNAMVNSAGFGHTIRSINGSLECDGKNPAQVQSRVSAYQRFVQILGTSAGGNLYC, from the coding sequence GTGTCGAGGCGCCGTATCGCCGCCGTACTGACCGCGCTGGTCATCGGCGGTTCCACCCCTCTGCTGCTGCCCGCCCAGAGCGCGTCCGCCGCCCCCTGTTCGAGCTATCCGAACTGGGTGGCCGGAAGGTCCTACGTCACCGGCAACATCGTGCGCTACACCGACGGCAAGGCGTACATCGCCGAGCACGACAACCCGGGCTACGACCCCACCATCAGCACCTGGTACTGGGAGCCGTACGCCTGCGAGAACGGCCCCACCAACCCCTCCGGGTTCGTGGTGAGCGAGGCGCAGTTCAACCAGATGTTCCCGAGCCGGAACTCGTTCTACACGTACAGCGGGCTGCGGGCGGCCATGAGCGCCTACCCGGCGTTCGCCACCACCGGCAGTGACACGATCAAGAAGCAGGAGGCCGCCGCCTTCCTCGCCAACGTCAACCACGAGACCGGCGGGCTCGTCCACATCGTCGAGCAGAACACCGCCAACTACCCCACCTACTGCGACTGGAGCCAGTCCTACGGCTGCCCGGCCGGACAGGCGGCCTACTACGGGCGCGGCCCCATCCAGCTCAGCTGGAACTTCAACTACAAGGCGGCCGGTGACGCGCTCGGCCTGAACCTGCTGGGCAACCCCTGGCTGGTGCAGAACGACGCGGCCGTCGCCTGGAAGACCGCCTTGTGGTACTGGAACACCCAGAAGGGTCCCGGCACCATGACCGGCCACAACGCGATGGTCAACAGCGCCGGATTCGGACACACGATCCGCAGCATCAACGGCTCGCTGGAGTGCGACGGCAAGAACCCGGCACAGGTGCAGAGCCGGGTGAGCGCCTACCAGCGGTTCGTCCAGATACTCGGCACCTCGGCGGGCGGCAACCTCTACTGCTGA
- a CDS encoding acyl-CoA dehydrogenase family protein, translating to MTTSPHPLVVQARRLATEVLAPQAERVDQEGVPASSIEAIKRSGLLGVSAPVAYGGSGAPNSVARETAEILAGACCSTWFVQTQHYTPVLTLMKSELPAREGLLGKLASGELLSGVAYAHLRRYPRVPVRAVPKRGGWRFHGTVPWYTGWGLNDVMLLAGVTDADEVVFAFTEAKQQSGLKASAPMRLAALTAARTVSLQLDGLWIPDDAVALHAPYESWAASDRPKPTNASPAVFGVAESALALLDQDDPTTKGLRLRLDKVRRQAYALADHPAPHEHMAERLALKTKAFDLMRTATTAAVVAGGGRALGLDDRAQRLAREALFLLVQGQTAEVRRAHLAALSAAY from the coding sequence ATGACCACGTCACCACACCCTCTCGTCGTCCAGGCGCGCAGACTCGCCACCGAGGTGCTGGCACCTCAGGCGGAGCGCGTCGACCAGGAGGGGGTGCCCGCGAGCAGCATCGAGGCGATCAAACGGTCGGGGCTGCTCGGGGTGAGCGCGCCGGTGGCGTACGGCGGGTCGGGCGCGCCCAACTCGGTGGCCCGGGAGACCGCCGAGATCCTGGCGGGGGCCTGCTGCTCCACCTGGTTCGTGCAGACCCAGCACTACACCCCCGTACTGACCCTGATGAAGAGCGAACTACCGGCCCGCGAAGGCCTGTTGGGGAAGCTGGCCTCGGGCGAGCTGCTGTCCGGGGTGGCGTACGCGCATCTGCGCCGGTATCCGCGGGTGCCGGTGCGGGCGGTGCCGAAGCGGGGCGGGTGGCGGTTCCACGGGACGGTTCCCTGGTACACCGGGTGGGGGCTCAACGACGTGATGCTGCTGGCCGGGGTGACGGACGCGGACGAGGTGGTGTTCGCGTTCACCGAGGCCAAACAGCAGTCGGGGCTGAAGGCCTCCGCGCCCATGCGGCTCGCGGCGCTCACCGCCGCCCGTACGGTCTCGCTGCAGCTCGACGGGCTGTGGATCCCGGACGACGCGGTGGCCCTGCACGCGCCGTACGAGTCCTGGGCCGCGAGCGACCGCCCCAAGCCCACGAACGCCTCACCGGCGGTGTTCGGGGTCGCCGAGTCGGCCCTCGCCCTGCTGGACCAGGACGACCCCACGACCAAGGGGCTGCGGCTGCGGCTGGACAAGGTCCGGCGCCAGGCGTACGCCCTCGCCGACCATCCCGCGCCCCACGAGCACATGGCGGAGCGGCTGGCCCTCAAGACGAAGGCGTTCGACCTGATGCGCACGGCGACGACGGCCGCGGTCGTCGCGGGCGGCGGCCGGGCCCTCGGCCTGGACGACCGTGCCCAACGCCTGGCCCGCGAGGCCCTGTTCCTCCTGGTCCAGGGTCAGACCGCGGAGGTCCGCCGGGCCCACCTCGCCGCGTTGTCGGCCGCGTACTAG
- a CDS encoding LLM class flavin-dependent oxidoreductase, producing MSLTFHWFLPTNGDSRHVVGGGHGTPATASGRDRPPTVAYLSQIARAAEDLGFVGALTPTGAWCEDAWLTTAMVSQNTERLKFLVAFRPGFVSPTLAAQMASTFQRQTGGRLLLNVVTGGESHEQRAYGDFLDKDDRYRRTGEFLEVVKGLWDGGTIDLKGEHLRVEDARLARLPDPVPEVYFGGSSPIAGEIAARHVDVYLTWGEPPAKVAEKIAWIRGLAAKEGRTLRFGIRLHVITRDTAEQAWAEADRLLDGFDPETVRSVQAGLARSESEGQQRMLALHGGSRDSLEIHPNLWAGIGLVRGGAGTALVGSHDEVAERIKEYHALGIDEFVLSGYPHLEEAYWFGEGVLPRLAAQGLWQHPFARPTAATAQVPFAS from the coding sequence GTGTCCCTCACCTTCCACTGGTTCCTGCCCACCAACGGTGACAGCCGGCATGTCGTCGGCGGCGGCCACGGCACCCCCGCCACCGCGTCCGGCCGGGACCGGCCCCCGACGGTCGCCTATCTGAGCCAGATCGCCCGCGCCGCCGAGGACCTCGGCTTCGTCGGCGCGCTCACCCCCACCGGTGCCTGGTGCGAGGACGCCTGGCTGACCACCGCGATGGTCAGCCAGAACACCGAACGGCTGAAGTTCCTGGTCGCCTTCCGCCCCGGCTTCGTCTCGCCCACACTCGCCGCCCAGATGGCCTCCACCTTCCAGCGGCAGACCGGCGGACGGCTCCTCCTCAACGTCGTCACCGGCGGCGAGAGCCATGAGCAGCGGGCCTACGGCGACTTCCTCGACAAGGACGACCGGTATCGTCGTACCGGTGAATTCCTGGAGGTTGTCAAGGGGTTGTGGGACGGCGGGACCATCGACCTGAAGGGCGAACACCTCCGGGTCGAGGACGCGCGGCTGGCCCGGCTGCCCGACCCGGTGCCCGAGGTGTACTTCGGCGGCTCCTCGCCCATCGCCGGGGAGATCGCCGCCCGGCACGTCGACGTGTACCTCACCTGGGGCGAGCCGCCGGCCAAGGTCGCCGAGAAGATCGCCTGGATCAGGGGGCTGGCGGCGAAGGAGGGCCGCACCCTGCGCTTCGGCATCCGGCTGCACGTCATCACCCGCGACACCGCCGAGCAGGCCTGGGCGGAGGCCGACCGGCTGCTCGACGGCTTCGACCCGGAGACCGTACGGTCCGTGCAGGCCGGACTCGCCCGCAGCGAGTCGGAGGGCCAGCAGCGGATGCTGGCCCTGCACGGCGGCAGCCGCGACAGCCTGGAGATCCACCCCAACCTCTGGGCCGGGATCGGCCTGGTGCGCGGCGGCGCGGGCACCGCACTGGTCGGCAGCCACGACGAGGTCGCCGAGCGGATCAAGGAGTACCACGCCCTCGGCATCGACGAGTTCGTGCTCTCCGGCTACCCGCACCTGGAGGAGGCGTACTGGTTCGGCGAGGGCGTCCTCCCCCGCCTCGCCGCGCAGGGCCTGTGGCAGCACCCCTTCGCCAGGCCGACCGCCGCGACGGCACAGGTGCCGTTCGCGAGTTAG
- a CDS encoding SfnB family sulfur acquisition oxidoreductase: MTDTSTDTSTDTSTDTSTDTAVEAPAGPRPGAPAAKVIADDVEALTVAAALAEEFRAGASARDAERRLPRAELERLSASGLLAVTVPAEHGGADVSQETLAEVFRLLASADASLAQIPQSHFAYVNVIRRQGTPEQREFFFGELLAGRRFGNAQSEAGTKHLQDIRTRLTRRADGSYVLNGVKHYATGALFAHWIPVLARADDDNLHVAYVPADTPGVTVVDDWDGLGQRTTASGTVRLAEVPVPADRVLPHHLTFRGPQLHGAIAQLLHTAIDVGIADGALAEAVRFVRTKSRPWFEAEVETAAEDPLLIQRFGELAVLARASRALLREAARAVDSARADLTDDSAAEASIAVAAAKAHAAPAAVEIAGALFEVSGTRSALDSLNLHRHWRDARTHTLHDPARWKIQHIGRHVLNGTRPPRHGLL; the protein is encoded by the coding sequence ATGACCGACACCTCCACGGACACGTCCACGGACACGTCCACGGACACTTCCACCGACACCGCCGTCGAAGCCCCTGCCGGTCCCCGGCCCGGCGCTCCGGCCGCCAAGGTCATCGCCGACGACGTCGAGGCGCTGACCGTCGCCGCCGCGCTCGCCGAGGAGTTCCGGGCCGGTGCCTCCGCGCGGGACGCCGAACGGCGGCTGCCGCGCGCCGAGTTGGAGCGGCTCTCCGCCTCCGGGCTGCTCGCGGTCACCGTGCCCGCCGAGCACGGCGGAGCGGACGTGAGCCAGGAGACCCTGGCGGAGGTCTTCCGGCTGCTCGCCTCCGCCGACGCGAGCCTCGCCCAGATCCCGCAGAGCCACTTCGCCTACGTCAATGTGATCCGTCGTCAGGGCACCCCGGAACAGCGGGAGTTCTTCTTCGGAGAGCTCCTCGCCGGGCGCCGCTTCGGCAACGCCCAGTCCGAGGCGGGCACCAAGCACCTCCAGGACATCCGTACCCGGCTCACCCGGCGGGCCGACGGCTCGTACGTCCTCAACGGCGTCAAGCACTACGCCACGGGCGCCCTGTTCGCCCACTGGATCCCGGTGCTGGCGCGGGCCGACGACGACAATCTGCACGTCGCCTACGTGCCCGCGGACACCCCGGGTGTCACGGTCGTCGACGACTGGGACGGCCTCGGCCAGCGCACCACCGCCAGCGGCACGGTCCGGCTGGCGGAGGTCCCCGTCCCGGCGGACCGGGTCCTCCCGCACCACCTCACCTTCCGGGGCCCGCAACTCCACGGCGCGATCGCCCAGTTGCTGCACACGGCCATCGACGTCGGGATCGCCGACGGCGCGCTGGCGGAGGCCGTGCGGTTCGTACGGACCAAGAGCCGGCCCTGGTTCGAGGCCGAGGTCGAGACGGCGGCCGAGGACCCTCTCCTCATCCAGCGCTTCGGTGAACTCGCCGTCCTGGCAAGGGCGTCGAGGGCGCTGCTGCGGGAGGCGGCACGGGCCGTCGACTCGGCGCGCGCCGATCTCACCGACGACTCCGCCGCCGAGGCCTCCATCGCCGTGGCCGCCGCGAAGGCCCACGCGGCCCCGGCCGCAGTCGAGATCGCGGGCGCCCTCTTCGAGGTCTCCGGCACCCGCTCCGCCCTCGACTCCCTCAATCTGCACCGGCATTGGCGCGACGCCCGCACCCACACCCTGCACGACCCGGCCCGCTGGAAGATCCAGCACATCGGCCGCCACGTACTGAACGGCACCCGGCCACCCCGCCACGGCCTCCTCTAG